In the genome of Halobacterium noricense, one region contains:
- a CDS encoding LAGLIDADG family homing endonuclease: MAQAANQELVDRFEEFYRRYYSDDVAELARKYPRESKSLHLDWRDLYQMDPDLADDYVNHPDDLREAAEEALRLYDLPVDVSLGQAHVRVFGLDEHTEIRAIRAEHLNTLVSVQGMVRKATDVRPKIERAVFVCQRCGAETEVPQGDAGFQEPYQCESCERQGPFKLDPERSEFVDSQKLRIQESPEGLAGGETPQSIDVHVADDITGEVTPGDHVTVSGVLRLDQSEGSNESPVFDLYMEGTSVVIEDEEFDEMNITEEDKQQIVEISNRENIYEQMVDSMAPSIYGHREAKLAMILQLFSGVTKHLPDESRIRGDLHMLLIGDPGTGKCLDGDTHVTLADGTKRPIRDIVEENLDNPKPVDDGVYDDGDLPVLSMDADGTLTERRATRVWKREAPDQMYRIRTSSGREIEVTPSHPLFVQRDGRIEARTADELDANEFVATPRSLQTNGDDTLDVEYRSSESGNAVRLDLPETWTPSLARLVGYIIAEGYAVLGDDNTGDVRVTNNDDEILDDVTEALDALGLNYAISGPREGKSAKTVRCTSGEFASFLESLEPVILQRSADQRVPDPIRCATAETKREFLRAYVDAEGHVSATQREITVASMSRELLNGVRSLLLAFDVTSSIEARNNGSYRIRISGDSFERYVEQIGFVTERKSTAAVSYDDQSSNTNVDVIPEIGEELRRIRETLELSQFDCSVPRTTYQHYERGDRNPSRDSLRQVVEAFEDRVAWLREAKRSIENGSWEDVSAVRNELNVSQAALASEMDVEQTAVNYYERNDAVPDGGKVTSAKSSLGARIDEALSVETDVKRLRHLVENDVSWDRIESIEPVEPAEEWVYDLEVEGTHAYLSNGVVSHNSALISYVQNIAPRSVYTSGKGSSSAGLTAAAVRDDFGDGQQWTLEAGALVLADQGVAAVDELDKMRCVTGDTLVHFDGRVSRIRDFAVDAAESGDLEELPNGRTIRGVDADVWTMTESGRLEKRPVTAVHEYDAPNELVEVTLASGERLTATHDHPFFIFEDGERVEQPAEELSDDDWVYVPRSLSGAAADGGSVAEASATASDSSGADGVEPEFAAVLGYLAGDGDLYYDRGEGVYGIRFTNKEEQLLADFEDAARSTFDAEPTRPPSEQRDDGVETVRVHGREHADRVLDAGMNRETYDGKTLPGDVTASSRAAKAAFVCALADSEGSVGDRQLRIHSASYELLLGVKHLLLEFGVSSQLHHREHGDNRDIYNLTVTDADSLAAFDRWVGFTLDRKQDALEDAVERVSGERTIRDVVPDVGGRLEAARESLRLHQAECGINDVTYCNFENGDANISIRLARDVLDAFESRQRTADRDRQRVTDADWRTLESLRDRYHVSQDELANGTAFSQQQVSRLWGEDESLLATVRSRLREVVEGVAETDLTTLREVVYGDVKWRRVASVEPVSPDEDDDRIPVLRGELADNLGVPEDETVEAADELLAREPDVDSWSALRTALSRHGIAHEVLAADLGVNQSTVTRWLNEDVETDRFVEAANAALDRIHEVRSEADRLRSEIERREQPKVYDLTVAGTHNFVANGMIVHNSEDRSAMHEALEQQKISISKAGINATLKARCSLLGAANPKYGRFDQYEPIGEQIDLEPALISRFDLIFTVTDEPDPEEDAKLARHILQTNYAGELNTQQEQLASANHTAEEVDAQTDTVAPAIDASLLRKYIAYSRRNCYPTMSDEAREAIEDFYVDLRAEGQGEDAPVPVTARQLEALVRLGEASARVRLSDTVEVEDAERVIEIVRSCLQDIGVDPETGEYDADVVETGRSKTQRDRVKNVKAIIKEIEDEFDEGAPVEEVLDRAEEVGMDASKAEHEIEKLKEKGELYQPNKDHLRAI; the protein is encoded by the coding sequence ATGGCCCAGGCCGCAAACCAGGAACTCGTCGACAGGTTCGAGGAGTTCTACCGCCGGTACTACAGCGACGACGTCGCGGAGCTCGCCCGCAAGTACCCCCGCGAGTCGAAGTCCCTCCACCTCGACTGGCGGGACCTCTACCAGATGGACCCCGACCTGGCCGACGACTACGTCAACCACCCCGACGACCTCCGGGAGGCCGCCGAGGAAGCGCTGCGCCTCTACGACCTCCCCGTGGACGTCAGCCTCGGACAGGCCCACGTGCGCGTGTTCGGCCTCGACGAGCACACCGAGATTCGCGCGATCCGCGCCGAACACCTCAACACGCTCGTCAGCGTGCAGGGGATGGTGCGGAAGGCGACGGACGTGCGCCCGAAAATCGAGCGCGCGGTGTTCGTCTGCCAGCGCTGCGGCGCCGAAACGGAGGTCCCCCAGGGCGACGCCGGCTTCCAGGAGCCCTACCAGTGCGAGAGCTGCGAGCGCCAGGGGCCGTTCAAGCTCGACCCCGAGCGCTCGGAGTTCGTCGACTCCCAGAAACTCCGGATTCAGGAGTCCCCGGAGGGCCTGGCGGGCGGCGAGACCCCGCAGAGCATCGACGTGCACGTCGCCGACGACATCACCGGCGAAGTCACGCCCGGCGACCACGTCACCGTCTCGGGCGTGCTCCGCCTCGACCAGAGCGAGGGCAGCAACGAGTCCCCCGTCTTCGACCTCTACATGGAGGGGACGTCGGTCGTCATCGAGGACGAGGAGTTCGACGAGATGAACATCACCGAGGAGGACAAACAGCAGATCGTCGAAATCTCGAACCGCGAGAACATCTACGAGCAGATGGTCGACTCGATGGCTCCGTCCATCTACGGCCACCGGGAGGCCAAGCTCGCGATGATTCTCCAGTTGTTCTCCGGCGTCACCAAACACCTCCCCGACGAGTCGAGGATTCGGGGCGACCTCCACATGCTCCTCATCGGGGACCCCGGAACGGGGAAGTGTCTCGACGGGGATACGCACGTAACGCTCGCTGACGGTACCAAACGCCCGATTCGAGATATCGTCGAGGAGAACCTCGATAACCCGAAGCCAGTCGACGACGGTGTGTACGACGACGGCGACCTCCCGGTGCTCTCGATGGACGCCGACGGAACACTCACCGAGCGGCGAGCGACCCGAGTCTGGAAGCGCGAAGCACCGGATCAGATGTACCGGATTCGCACGTCGAGTGGGCGCGAAATCGAAGTGACGCCCTCGCATCCGCTGTTCGTACAACGCGACGGGAGAATCGAAGCACGGACCGCGGACGAACTCGACGCGAACGAGTTCGTCGCGACGCCGCGGTCGCTACAGACGAACGGCGACGACACGCTCGACGTCGAGTACCGGAGCTCCGAGTCAGGGAACGCAGTCCGGCTCGACCTCCCGGAGACGTGGACGCCATCGCTCGCGCGGCTCGTCGGCTACATCATCGCTGAAGGGTACGCTGTGCTCGGCGACGACAACACCGGCGACGTCAGAGTGACGAACAACGACGACGAGATACTCGACGACGTCACCGAGGCACTGGACGCGCTCGGACTCAACTACGCGATTAGTGGACCACGAGAAGGAAAATCCGCGAAGACTGTCCGCTGTACCTCTGGCGAGTTTGCGAGTTTCCTCGAAAGCCTCGAACCAGTGATTCTACAACGGTCTGCGGACCAGCGCGTTCCCGACCCGATTCGCTGCGCGACGGCAGAGACGAAACGCGAGTTCCTCCGTGCGTACGTCGATGCCGAGGGACACGTTTCGGCGACACAGCGCGAAATCACGGTCGCCTCGATGAGCCGCGAACTGCTCAACGGCGTCCGCTCGCTCCTGCTCGCCTTCGACGTCACGTCGAGCATCGAAGCGCGGAACAACGGGAGCTATCGGATTCGCATCAGCGGCGACAGCTTCGAGCGGTACGTCGAACAAATCGGCTTCGTCACGGAGCGAAAGTCGACGGCAGCCGTCTCTTACGACGACCAGTCCTCGAACACGAACGTCGACGTAATCCCCGAAATCGGCGAGGAACTTCGCCGCATCCGGGAGACCCTCGAACTCTCTCAGTTCGACTGCAGCGTCCCGAGAACGACGTACCAGCACTACGAACGCGGCGACCGGAATCCAAGCCGGGACAGCCTCCGACAGGTCGTCGAAGCGTTCGAGGACCGAGTCGCGTGGCTACGGGAGGCGAAACGGAGTATTGAGAACGGGAGCTGGGAAGACGTCTCCGCAGTCCGGAACGAACTGAACGTCTCGCAGGCGGCGCTCGCGAGCGAGATGGACGTCGAACAGACCGCCGTGAATTACTACGAGCGGAACGACGCCGTTCCGGACGGCGGGAAGGTGACATCGGCAAAGAGCAGCCTCGGGGCGCGAATCGACGAGGCGCTCTCGGTCGAGACGGACGTCAAGCGCCTCCGCCACCTCGTCGAGAACGACGTTTCGTGGGACCGCATCGAATCCATCGAGCCCGTCGAACCGGCCGAGGAGTGGGTCTACGACCTCGAAGTCGAGGGGACCCACGCGTATCTCTCGAACGGCGTCGTCTCCCATAACTCCGCGCTCATATCATACGTTCAAAATATCGCGCCGCGGTCAGTCTACACTTCCGGCAAGGGGTCCAGCTCCGCGGGGCTGACGGCCGCCGCGGTCCGGGACGACTTCGGCGACGGCCAGCAGTGGACGCTGGAGGCGGGCGCGCTCGTGCTCGCCGACCAGGGCGTCGCCGCGGTCGACGAGCTCGACAAGATGCGATGTGTGACGGGGGATACGCTGGTCCACTTCGACGGCCGGGTGAGCCGAATCCGGGACTTCGCGGTCGACGCCGCCGAGTCTGGTGACCTCGAGGAGTTGCCGAACGGCCGGACGATCCGGGGGGTCGACGCCGACGTCTGGACGATGACCGAGTCCGGACGGCTCGAGAAACGCCCCGTGACGGCGGTCCACGAGTACGACGCGCCGAATGAGCTCGTGGAAGTGACACTGGCGTCCGGCGAGCGGCTGACCGCGACGCACGACCATCCGTTCTTCATCTTCGAGGACGGCGAACGCGTCGAGCAGCCGGCCGAGGAGCTCTCCGACGACGACTGGGTGTACGTCCCGCGGTCGCTGTCCGGGGCCGCAGCCGACGGCGGGTCGGTAGCCGAAGCGTCAGCGACGGCTTCCGACTCGTCCGGAGCGGACGGTGTCGAGCCGGAGTTCGCGGCAGTCCTGGGCTATCTTGCTGGCGACGGGGACCTCTACTACGACCGCGGCGAGGGAGTCTACGGTATCAGGTTCACGAACAAGGAAGAACAGTTGCTCGCTGACTTCGAGGATGCTGCCAGGAGCACGTTCGACGCCGAGCCGACGCGCCCGCCGAGCGAGCAGCGCGACGACGGCGTCGAAACCGTCCGCGTCCACGGCCGAGAGCACGCTGACCGCGTGCTCGACGCGGGAATGAACCGCGAGACGTACGACGGGAAGACGCTACCGGGCGACGTGACGGCGTCGTCGCGGGCAGCGAAGGCCGCGTTCGTTTGCGCGCTCGCCGACAGCGAAGGGTCGGTCGGCGACCGGCAGCTCCGCATCCACTCCGCGAGCTACGAACTGCTGCTCGGCGTGAAACACCTCCTGTTGGAGTTCGGGGTCTCCAGCCAGCTCCACCACCGGGAACACGGAGACAACCGCGACATCTATAATCTCACGGTCACGGACGCGGACTCGCTGGCCGCGTTCGACCGGTGGGTCGGGTTCACGCTCGACCGGAAGCAGGACGCGCTCGAGGACGCGGTCGAGCGCGTATCCGGCGAGCGGACGATTCGAGACGTGGTTCCGGACGTCGGTGGACGGCTCGAAGCGGCCCGAGAGTCGCTGCGTCTCCACCAGGCCGAGTGTGGCATCAACGACGTGACGTACTGCAACTTCGAGAACGGCGACGCGAACATTTCGATTCGGCTGGCCCGGGACGTCCTCGATGCCTTCGAGTCACGGCAACGTACGGCGGATCGAGACCGCCAGCGAGTGACAGACGCCGACTGGCGGACGCTCGAGAGCCTCCGTGACCGCTATCACGTCTCTCAGGACGAACTCGCGAACGGGACGGCGTTCAGCCAACAGCAGGTCTCCCGGCTGTGGGGCGAAGACGAGAGCTTGCTCGCGACGGTCCGGTCGCGGCTCCGGGAGGTCGTCGAAGGCGTCGCGGAGACGGACCTTACCACCCTCCGCGAGGTAGTCTACGGGGACGTGAAGTGGCGGCGAGTAGCTAGCGTCGAGCCCGTTTCTCCGGACGAAGACGACGACCGGATTCCGGTATTGCGTGGTGAACTCGCCGACAACCTCGGTGTTCCGGAGGACGAGACCGTCGAGGCAGCAGACGAGCTGCTCGCTCGAGAACCGGACGTCGATTCGTGGAGCGCGCTCCGGACGGCGCTGTCGCGGCACGGGATTGCTCACGAAGTGCTCGCGGCGGACCTCGGCGTGAACCAGAGTACGGTGACGCGGTGGCTGAACGAGGATGTCGAAACGGATCGGTTCGTCGAGGCCGCGAACGCCGCGCTCGACCGCATCCACGAGGTCCGTAGCGAGGCCGACCGGCTACGCTCAGAGATTGAGCGGCGCGAGCAGCCGAAGGTGTACGACCTCACTGTCGCGGGGACGCACAACTTCGTCGCGAACGGAATGATCGTCCACAACTCCGAGGACCGCTCCGCGATGCACGAAGCACTAGAGCAGCAGAAGATCTCGATTTCGAAGGCGGGCATCAACGCGACCCTCAAGGCGCGCTGTTCGCTGCTCGGCGCGGCGAACCCGAAGTACGGCCGCTTCGACCAGTACGAGCCCATCGGCGAGCAGATCGACCTCGAACCCGCCCTGATTTCGCGGTTCGACCTCATCTTCACGGTGACCGACGAGCCCGACCCCGAGGAGGACGCGAAGCTCGCCCGCCACATCCTCCAGACGAACTACGCGGGCGAGCTCAACACTCAACAGGAGCAGCTCGCGAGCGCGAACCACACCGCCGAGGAGGTCGACGCGCAGACGGACACGGTCGCGCCGGCCATCGACGCATCGCTCCTGCGCAAGTACATCGCGTACTCGCGGCGGAACTGCTACCCGACGATGTCCGACGAAGCACGGGAGGCCATCGAGGACTTCTACGTGGACCTCCGCGCGGAGGGCCAAGGCGAGGACGCGCCCGTCCCGGTGACCGCGCGCCAGCTCGAAGCGCTGGTGCGGCTCGGCGAGGCGTCCGCGCGCGTCCGGCTCTCGGACACCGTGGAGGTCGAGGACGCCGAGCGCGTCATCGAAATCGTGCGCTCGTGCCTGCAGGACATCGGCGTCGACCCCGAGACCGGCGAGTACGACGCAGACGTCGTCGAGACCGGGCGCTCGAAGACCCAGCGCGACCGCGTGAAGAACGTCAAGGCCATCATCAAGGAGATCGAAGACGAGTTCGACGAGGGCGCGCCCGTCGAGGAAGTGCTGGACCGCGCCGAGGAGGTCGGGATGGACGCCTCGAAGGCCGAACACGAGATCGAGAAGCTCAAAGAGAAGGGCGAGCTCTATCAGCCGAACAAGGACCACCTGCGGGCGATATAG
- a CDS encoding transcription initiation factor IIB, translating to MSQSVTCPECEGAVRQRATERVCTDCGLVVSEDRIDRGPEWRSFADDDTNPERTGAPLTRARHDRGLSTEIGRSTRVKGRKRRRLKRMRRQHKRASIPSKADRNQVYGFTEIRRLVGKLDLPRSVRDQACALFDSAQNEGLLRGRSIEGFAAAGVYAVCRTNALSRTLGEVEAVARADESELSAAYDAMNRELGLPTGPIDPRDYLPRYATELDVPQAVERAAREYVEKAESQNLVSGRNPSGVAAACLYTAACDHDEPLTQADAADVADVTPVTLRSTYYDLQE from the coding sequence CAGCGTGCGACCGAACGCGTCTGTACCGACTGTGGGCTCGTCGTCTCCGAGGACCGCATCGACCGCGGCCCCGAGTGGCGCAGCTTCGCCGACGACGACACCAACCCAGAGCGTACCGGCGCGCCGCTCACGCGCGCTCGCCACGACCGCGGGCTCTCCACGGAAATCGGTCGCTCGACGCGCGTGAAGGGGCGCAAGCGCCGCCGCCTGAAGCGGATGCGCCGCCAGCACAAGCGCGCGTCCATCCCGTCGAAGGCCGACCGCAATCAGGTGTACGGGTTCACCGAAATCCGGCGGCTCGTCGGGAAGCTCGACCTCCCGCGTAGCGTCCGCGACCAGGCGTGCGCGCTGTTCGACTCCGCGCAAAACGAGGGCTTGCTCCGCGGGCGCTCCATCGAGGGGTTCGCCGCCGCGGGCGTCTACGCGGTCTGCCGGACGAACGCGCTCTCGCGCACGCTCGGCGAAGTCGAAGCCGTCGCTCGCGCGGACGAGAGCGAACTCTCCGCGGCCTACGACGCGATGAACCGCGAACTCGGCCTGCCAACCGGCCCCATCGACCCGCGGGACTACCTGCCGCGCTACGCTACCGAACTCGACGTCCCGCAAGCGGTCGAGCGCGCCGCTCGCGAGTACGTCGAAAAAGCGGAATCCCAGAATCTCGTCTCCGGGCGGAACCCGAGCGGCGTCGCCGCGGCCTGCCTCTACACCGCCGCCTGCGACCACGACGAACCGCTCACGCAAGCCGACGCCGCCGACGTCGCGGACGTGACGCCGGTCACGCTCCGCTCGACGTACTACGACCTCCAGGAGTAG
- a CDS encoding DUF7855 family protein: MLLVATHSQAARQSLRNVCSTHEDCVVRRFGRAALLAETELAAFHALRLREKHTGDVQVERTAPLNEFSDVPESVRDAATAYESRDAASTPYAKFAAGTDLPDPESMADEKL, from the coding sequence GTGCTGTTGGTCGCGACGCACTCGCAGGCCGCTCGACAGAGCCTGCGCAACGTCTGTTCGACGCACGAGGACTGCGTCGTGCGGCGGTTCGGGCGCGCGGCGCTGCTCGCGGAGACGGAACTCGCGGCGTTCCACGCGCTTCGCCTCCGGGAGAAACATACTGGGGACGTGCAGGTCGAGCGCACTGCGCCCCTGAACGAGTTCAGCGACGTCCCCGAGTCGGTCCGCGACGCCGCGACCGCCTACGAATCCCGGGACGCCGCGAGCACGCCGTACGCGAAGTTCGCGGCGGGGACCGACCTCCCCGACCCCGAGTCGATGGCCGACGAGAAGCTATGA
- a CDS encoding MinD/ParA family ATP-binding protein: MILAVCGGKGGVGKTTTALNLAAELDAVLVDADLGMADVPASHGPDLHDVLAGRADAVEAVRESRAISILPCGRTLAGAREGDPRQLVDALHAVADAYDDVVVDCPAGLRADVGLPLLVADACVLVTTPDRAALADALRARSLAVELDAGLAAVAYNRASSASEEVANALGAPVVAVPDDDSVAAAMDAGQPVAAIDEEAAAATGFGTLAERVRETT, translated from the coding sequence GTGATTCTGGCGGTTTGCGGCGGGAAGGGCGGCGTCGGGAAGACGACGACCGCGCTCAACCTCGCGGCTGAACTGGACGCGGTGCTCGTGGACGCGGACCTCGGGATGGCAGACGTGCCGGCGAGCCACGGGCCGGACCTCCACGACGTACTCGCGGGGCGCGCGGATGCCGTGGAAGCGGTCCGCGAGTCGAGAGCCATTTCGATATTGCCGTGCGGCCGGACGCTCGCGGGCGCTCGCGAGGGCGACCCTCGACAGTTGGTGGACGCGCTGCACGCCGTCGCCGACGCGTACGACGACGTGGTCGTAGACTGTCCCGCCGGTCTGCGCGCGGACGTCGGCCTGCCGCTGCTGGTCGCGGACGCCTGCGTGCTCGTGACGACGCCCGACAGGGCGGCGCTCGCGGACGCGCTTCGCGCACGGTCGCTGGCCGTCGAACTGGACGCCGGGCTCGCGGCCGTCGCGTACAACCGGGCGAGCAGCGCCAGCGAGGAAGTAGCGAACGCGCTCGGCGCGCCGGTCGTCGCAGTTCCCGACGACGATTCGGTGGCGGCGGCGATGGATGCGGGACAGCCGGTCGCAGCAATCGACGAGGAGGCGGCGGCAGCGACGGGATTCGGGACGTTGGCAGAACGAGTACGGGAGACGACGTAG
- a CDS encoding DUF7857 domain-containing protein, giving the protein MELETAAHRQHGVTLVAVRVTNDGEHARRVRVANRCDGPVLPPREQGVPVPGWDDGGWEGVVDAGATKPLGYATPAPPADPPVEVAWSERAAESEPTAAETLADLGDPRPPEDAVSPPTTALPDGVREWLDEVAERAADEETTDADRDGVAALAARTTRLREDVE; this is encoded by the coding sequence ATGGAGTTGGAGACAGCGGCCCACCGGCAGCACGGCGTGACGCTGGTCGCCGTCCGCGTGACCAACGACGGCGAGCACGCCCGGCGCGTCCGCGTCGCGAATCGGTGCGACGGCCCCGTGTTGCCGCCGCGCGAACAGGGCGTCCCCGTCCCGGGCTGGGACGACGGCGGCTGGGAGGGCGTCGTCGATGCGGGCGCGACGAAGCCGCTCGGTTACGCAACGCCCGCACCGCCTGCAGACCCGCCCGTCGAAGTCGCGTGGAGCGAGCGCGCTGCCGAGAGCGAACCGACTGCGGCGGAGACGCTGGCGGACCTCGGCGACCCGCGGCCGCCCGAAGACGCCGTCAGCCCGCCGACGACGGCGCTCCCGGACGGAGTGCGCGAGTGGCTGGACGAGGTCGCCGAGCGTGCGGCCGACGAGGAGACGACGGACGCCGACCGCGACGGGGTCGCGGCGCTGGCGGCACGCACGACCCGGCTCCGGGAGGACGTCGAGTGA
- a CDS encoding DUF7854 family protein has protein sequence MDRISALRNVEDALADFEAGDASLGDVEDRVLGVLRTYATEFEDGDLSAYRAIGDPRVEGIVVVADTEAAARERVAARVDASPEFRVEPAD, from the coding sequence ATGGACCGGATTTCGGCGCTGCGGAACGTCGAGGACGCGCTCGCGGACTTCGAGGCCGGCGACGCCTCCCTGGGCGACGTGGAGGACCGCGTGCTCGGCGTGCTGCGGACGTACGCGACGGAGTTCGAAGACGGCGACCTGTCGGCGTACCGGGCGATCGGCGACCCCCGCGTCGAGGGCATCGTCGTCGTCGCCGACACCGAGGCAGCGGCGCGCGAGCGCGTCGCCGCCCGGGTCGACGCATCCCCCGAATTCAGGGTCGAGCCGGCCGATTGA
- a CDS encoding DUF7526 family protein → MPETLHTQVLAVVPPEDVDDHDLQPALRDLASSRYVLVCRKGGAPSWPERIKSFLLRDPIEAVTLVADDAPEEGAEFTARVEETEMVGVYDVVRVE, encoded by the coding sequence GTGCCCGAAACGCTCCACACGCAAGTGCTCGCCGTCGTCCCGCCTGAGGACGTCGACGACCACGACCTCCAGCCCGCCCTCCGCGACCTCGCCAGTTCTCGGTACGTGCTCGTCTGCCGGAAGGGCGGCGCGCCGTCGTGGCCCGAGCGCATCAAGTCGTTCCTGCTGCGCGACCCCATCGAAGCCGTCACGCTCGTCGCCGACGACGCGCCCGAGGAAGGCGCGGAGTTCACGGCGCGCGTCGAAGAAACGGAGATGGTCGGCGTCTACGACGTCGTCCGCGTGGAATAG
- a CDS encoding DUF7856 family protein, protein MRVDLADVERHGRAIDLRDVDVAAEAVLAAIRDADDERIECASPQPIHERVGFLHHGLSVAPIAAVAAAARTRGATTEHDAEIRAVEDELAAIDVPEVDLTTARERVAETASDVDRLRERVARASGRVEARREADADASDAEAALRDATRELAARETDHHAAKEELAAAQERAREARDARERKLALADRRDNLRRAARQALADAYADCFSRAVDAFPVPSEPTHPREFSGPEWVAGAAAARFACPGAPLVVGCGFERVTRAAAALDAPVVLVEV, encoded by the coding sequence ATGAGAGTCGACCTCGCGGACGTCGAACGCCACGGGCGAGCAATCGATTTGCGGGACGTCGACGTAGCCGCCGAAGCCGTGCTGGCGGCCATCCGCGACGCCGACGACGAGCGCATCGAGTGCGCCAGCCCACAGCCGATTCACGAGCGCGTCGGCTTCCTCCACCACGGCCTGTCGGTCGCGCCCATCGCGGCGGTCGCGGCCGCCGCGCGCACCCGCGGCGCGACGACCGAACACGACGCGGAAATCCGGGCTGTCGAGGACGAACTCGCAGCTATCGACGTTCCCGAGGTGGACCTCACGACTGCGCGCGAGCGCGTCGCCGAGACGGCCAGCGACGTCGACCGGCTGCGGGAGCGCGTGGCGCGAGCGAGTGGGCGCGTCGAGGCCCGACGAGAGGCTGACGCGGACGCCAGCGACGCGGAAGCCGCGTTACGGGACGCGACCCGCGAGCTCGCCGCGCGGGAGACTGACCACCACGCCGCGAAAGAGGAGTTAGCGGCAGCCCAAGAGCGAGCGCGCGAAGCACGGGACGCCCGCGAGCGGAAGCTGGCACTTGCGGACCGTCGGGACAACCTTCGGCGAGCAGCGCGGCAAGCACTCGCAGACGCGTACGCCGACTGCTTCAGCCGCGCCGTCGACGCGTTCCCGGTGCCGAGCGAGCCAACCCACCCGCGCGAATTCTCGGGTCCAGAGTGGGTAGCAGGCGCTGCGGCCGCGCGATTCGCATGCCCGGGCGCACCGCTCGTTGTCGGTTGCGGGTTTGAGCGCGTGACGCGGGCCGCGGCCGCGCTCGATGCGCCGGTCGTGCTGGTGGAAGTTTAA